In one window of Streptomyces sp. NBC_00193 DNA:
- a CDS encoding C40 family peptidase, producing MLRRTGLIGTLLALLAVLLCTPAGPAAADDGCRVLAPGASAAAERAVAAACEQVGKGVWYTWGGGHGPGPGATYGQVDPTDPASEHDPERLGFDCSGFVRYAYAQAAGSDLLDGVASAQYYTHRAATRFTAAQGLAPLLPGDLLVWGTSRDLHHIALYLGAGKMAEARQSGTKLMVSEVTDARLSNGYYGAVRVDTGPVTGHVFQTWGSGVWTKEQPATGSARVYAFPGPTTIRVACQKHAESVTSDGYTNDVWSYLPDYQAWMTNIYVRGAAWLENVPTCR from the coding sequence GTGCTGCGCCGAACAGGTCTCATCGGAACGCTCCTCGCGCTCCTTGCCGTGCTCCTCTGTACCCCGGCCGGCCCGGCGGCCGCCGACGACGGCTGCCGGGTGCTGGCCCCCGGGGCCTCGGCGGCGGCCGAGCGCGCCGTCGCCGCCGCCTGCGAACAGGTGGGAAAGGGGGTCTGGTACACCTGGGGCGGTGGTCACGGCCCGGGGCCCGGTGCCACGTACGGGCAGGTGGACCCCACCGATCCGGCGAGCGAGCACGATCCCGAACGGCTCGGCTTCGACTGCTCGGGGTTCGTCCGCTACGCCTACGCGCAGGCAGCCGGCTCGGACCTGCTCGACGGAGTGGCCAGCGCGCAGTACTACACGCACCGCGCGGCCACGCGCTTCACCGCCGCCCAGGGGCTCGCGCCGCTGCTCCCCGGCGACCTGCTGGTGTGGGGAACCTCCCGCGACCTGCACCACATCGCCCTGTACCTCGGGGCGGGCAAGATGGCGGAGGCCCGGCAGTCGGGCACCAAGCTGATGGTCAGCGAGGTCACCGACGCGCGGCTGTCGAACGGCTATTACGGGGCGGTGCGGGTGGACACCGGCCCGGTCACCGGGCACGTGTTCCAGACCTGGGGCTCCGGCGTCTGGACCAAGGAGCAGCCCGCAACGGGGTCCGCGCGCGTCTACGCCTTCCCCGGGCCGACGACCATCCGCGTCGCGTGCCAGAAGCACGCGGAGTCGGTGACCTCGGACGGCTACACCAATGACGTCTGGTCGTATCTTCCGGACTATCAGGCC